One genomic segment of Belonocnema kinseyi isolate 2016_QV_RU_SX_M_011 chromosome 2, B_treatae_v1, whole genome shotgun sequence includes these proteins:
- the LOC117166827 gene encoding glucose dehydrogenase [FAD, quinone]-like, whose amino-acid sequence MESTIPTVVKLILLIAFCEVQSSQRDPRFFDLWNLKFNFLKFLHEGDQFASMEFLDTTPEQNSEYDFIVVGAGSAGATLASRLSEIEDNTVLLIEAGRSENLAMDIPILPHVLQFSNDINWKHRTESSNKSCLGMTDHRCNWPRGKVMGGTSVINYMIATRGHPSDFDSWARMGNKGWSYEDVLPYFKKLENMKIPELRMDRSVHSTKGPLNIEYPRYRSPLAKEFLGAGLEMGYNLVDYNSNQTLGFAYIQGTTKNGERMSTNRAYLHPIRDRRNLVLTRNSLVEKVLIDPVSRRAHGVEFTKYGRRLHIRARKEVILCAGAIGSPQILMLSGIGPKSHLQDFGIKVIKNAPVGENLMDHVPYGGLIFLVNQSTPFLLSKLFNPAFPYMQDYLSKRNGPFTSFGGAEAIAFIDVDRPGNSRSQPNVELCFAGLSLLADPNAYKLYGLSEEFFQRMYKDFINQPAWTIFPIVLKPKSRGRILLKNRQAGSEPRLISNYFEDPEDMRLMIKAIRTAIAISKSKGMKKFGSILHNVPILGCEIYEYDSDQYWECAVRTFPYTLYHYSGTCKMGPEWDSTAVVNPRLQVIGVKSLRVVDASIMPEVTSGHTNLPAIMIAEKAADLVKEDWNYPIGTPYR is encoded by the exons ATGGAATCTACGATACCCACTGTCGTGaaactaattttgttaattgcTTTCTGTGAAGTTCAATCCTCCCAAAGAGATCCCAGATTCTTTGACTTATggaatctgaaatttaattttctgaaatttcttcacGAGGGTGATCAGTTCGCGTCCATGGAATTTTTAGATACAACTCCGGAGCAAAATTCCGAATATGATTTCATCGTTGTTGGTGCTGGAAGTGCAGGTGCGACTTTAGCATCCAGATTAAGTGAAATAGAAGACAATACAGTGCTGCTAATAGAAGCAGGAAGATCTGAGAATTTAGCAATGGACATTCCTATACTACCGCACGTCCTGCAATTCAGCAACGACATTAATTGGAAACATCGAACAGAGTCTTCGAACAAATCTTGTCTGGGGATGACTGACCACAGATGCAATTGGCCTCGAGGCAAGGTTATGGGAGGTACAAGTGTCATAAATTATATGATTGCTACGAGAGGACATCCTAGCGACTTTGACAGTTGGGCAAGAATGGGAAACAAGGGTTGGTCTTATGAAGACGTGCTTCCTTATTTCAAGaaactagaaaatatgaaaatcccAGAATTAAGAATGGACAGAAGCGTTCATAGCACCAAAGGTCCTCTCAACATCGAATATCCACGATATCGAAGTCCACTGGCCAAAGAGTTTTTGGGAGCTGGGTTAGAGATGGGCTACAATCTAGttgattataattcaaatcaaACATTGGGATTTGCTTACATTCAGGGAACAACTAAGAATGGAGAGAGGATGAGTACCAACAGAGCTTATCTCCACCCTATACGTGACAGAAGGAATCTTGTCCTTACGAGGAATAGTTTAGTGGAAAAGGTTTTGATCGATCCAGTATCTAGAAGAGCCCATGGTGTTGAGTTTACCAAATATGGTAGAAGACTCCATATTCGTGCTAGAAAGGAAGTAATCCTTTGTGCTGGTGCCATTGGATCCCCTCAAATATTGATGCTGTCTGGAATTGGACCAAAGAGTCATCTTCAAGACTTTGGGATCAAAGTAATCAAAAATGCTCCAGTTGGAGAGAATCTGATGGATCACGTCCCTTATGGGGGTTTAATTTTTCTCGTCAATCAATCTACTCCATTTCTATTGAGCAAACTGTTTAATCCAGCGTTTCCTTACATGCAGGATTATCTTAGCAAACGAAATGGCCCGTTTACAAGTTTCGGTGGTGCTGAAGCCATTGCTTTTATTGACGTTGATCGACCTGGAAACTCTAGAAGTCAACCAAATGTAGAGCTTTGCTTCGCTGGTCTCAGCTTACTAGCTGATCCTAATGCTTATAAACTTTATGGTTTGtctgaagaattttttcaaagaatgtatAAAGATTTTATTAATCAGCCTGCCTGGACGATATTTCCAATAGTGTTGAAGCCCAAAAGTAGGGGAaggattcttttaaaaaatagacaGGCAGGAAGTGAGCCGAGGCTTATATCAAATTATTTCGAAGATCCAGAAGATATGAGGCTGATGATAAAGGCAATTAGGACTGCTATTGCTATCAGCAAATCGAAAGGAATGAAGAAGTTTGGATCTATATTACATAATGTACCAATTCTCGGATGCGAAATTTACGAGTATGATTCTGATCAGTACTGGGAATGTGCTGTGAGGACATTTCCTTATACACTCTACCACTATTCGGGAACTTGCAAGATGGGACCAGAATGGGATTCGACAGCAGTTGTTAATCCGAGATTACAA GTGATTGGCGTTAAGAGTTTAAGAGTAGTGGATGCTTCAATAATGCCGGAAGTTACGTCGGGACACACAAATCTTCCTGCAATTATGATTGCTGAAAAAGCAGCTGATTTGGTGAAAGAAGACTGGAACTACCCAATTGGAACTCCTTATCGTTAG